The following is a genomic window from Vibrio sinaloensis.
CCATTTCTTTGGCCTTTTCGACAGCCAAGCCAAAATTCAAACGATCGCCCGTGTAGTTCTTAATGATGACCAAACAGCCCGCTTCCCCTGTCACGTGTAGAATCGCATTCAACACAGCATCAACGCTTGGCGCGGCGAACAAATTGCCACAGACCGCCGCTGTGAGCATGCCTTTACCGACAAAGCCCGCATGCGCAGGTTCGTGACCAGAGCCACCCCCACAAATCACCGCGACTTTGTCTTTGTTCCAGTCGCTGCGCGCCACTACTTTGATATCGTTATCAAAGTCCAAGAAAGTAAGGTTTTCGCGGGCACTGGTGTAGAGAGTGCCTTCGATAGAGTCCATCACGAACGACTCTTTGTTGTTTAAGATTAGATCAGACATAGTTGTTCCAGATATTGTTCAAACGAATTGGGTCAGTACCTCCATTTCTGGAGGCACTAAGCTATGGTTTTAATAATGAATTTGTTTTGTTGGCTAAGTGGTTTAGCTAGATATTTTTGATGGCATCAAACAACTGCGCATCTTGAGATTGCTTGCGGTAGAACACCGGCGGTTGACCGATGGGTGCATCGACTTTAACCCAACCACCAGTAAAGGTTTCACCACTCCATACGTGCACCCACTCATCTTCCGGTAGGTACAACTCCTTAACCGTCTCGCCTTGGTTGTAGACCGGAGCCACCAGCACATCACGACCAAATAGATACTGATACTGAATCTGGTACGCCTCTGAATCTTGCTCATAGTGCATGAACAATGGACGTTGTACTGGCATACCTTTGCTTGCGTTCTCTTCAACCGCAGCTTTTAGGTACGGCTTAAGGTGCTTGTAAATCTTGGTCATGCGGGCCAGGTGCGCTAGCGTCTCTGCGTCAGTATCGAACTGGTGGTTGTCACCAGGTCGGTTACCTTCATGGCTGCGCATAATCGGGGTAAACGCCGCCATTTCAGCCCAGCGCTGGAAGAGCTCTTTCGAGCGCGTATTGCCGTGTAAAGTAGTGTATCCACCAATATCGCTGTGGCTAATACCATTACCCATTAAGCCAGCAGAAAGCGCCGCTGGGATCACCGAGGCCAGACCATCATCTTTCTCCCAAATAACCGATTGGTCACCAGCCCAGAGTGCATGGCAATAGCCTTGCATGCCCGTTGCACCTGCACGCATGAAGAACAGAATATCGTCGATTTTTCCTGCTTCTTCAATCGCTTCATGTTGCACTTTAGCCCAGCGGTACGGCCATTTGTTGTGCTCAATTTCGGCGCTCACACCATTGTGCAGTGAGCAATCTGTTGGTAGGTATTCACCGAAGTCTCCCATCCAACCATCAAGACCTAAATCAATCATGTTTTTCTGAATAACGCCTTTGTACCATTCACAGGCTGCTGGGTTGGTAAAGTCAACCACACCGCAGAAGAACTCACCAAAGTCGACCACATATTTTGAGCCATCTTCTTTCGTCGCTAGGTAACCTTTTTCCAATGCTTCATCATACAATGGGAAGTTTTCTAGAACGTACGGGTTGATGTAGCCCAAGAAACGGATGCCATCTTCCTTCAACTGATGGATTTTGCTGTCTAGCTCTGGATAGAGTTCTTCGTTCCAATGCCAGTCCCATTGCAGACGCTTACCAAACGAAGTCATCTTGATACCCTGCCAATCTTGGCACCAAGCCCCAGCGACCTCTACGCCAGCTTCACGGGCAGCAGCAAGCTTATCTAAGGTAATCTGCGTGCCACCTTGAATACCTAAGATCACTCCGTTGTAAACCCATTCAGGGAGTGCAGGTTGACGACCAAAAACGTCGGTAATGTTGGTCATCAGCTCTGGGAACGACTCTTCAGCATCTAGCAACA
Proteins encoded in this region:
- a CDS encoding alpha-glucosidase; the protein is MKLIQTPNGFTISHKNNVVFEHSELSPAFYLGIGEGTFDMYRGNFDISDYVSERLPLRKFSIAENSDGIAVTFLLDATPALEVRIFETAETRLKAEFTALEQRYNRFWVRVSATEEESVYGCGEQLSYLNLRGKNFPLWSSEPGVGRNKNTYTTWQADVKDKAGGDYYTTNYPQPTFVSDKKYFCHLETTAYADFDFSHPQYHELQCWNIPQYLLLDAEESFPELMTNITDVFGRQPALPEWVYNGVILGIQGGTQITLDKLAAAREAGVEVAGAWCQDWQGIKMTSFGKRLQWDWHWNEELYPELDSKIHQLKEDGIRFLGYINPYVLENFPLYDEALEKGYLATKEDGSKYVVDFGEFFCGVVDFTNPAACEWYKGVIQKNMIDLGLDGWMGDFGEYLPTDCSLHNGVSAEIEHNKWPYRWAKVQHEAIEEAGKIDDILFFMRAGATGMQGYCHALWAGDQSVIWEKDDGLASVIPAALSAGLMGNGISHSDIGGYTTLHGNTRSKELFQRWAEMAAFTPIMRSHEGNRPGDNHQFDTDAETLAHLARMTKIYKHLKPYLKAAVEENASKGMPVQRPLFMHYEQDSEAYQIQYQYLFGRDVLVAPVYNQGETVKELYLPEDEWVHVWSGETFTGGWVKVDAPIGQPPVFYRKQSQDAQLFDAIKNI